From the genome of Rhodopirellula bahusiensis:
AGTACCGATCCGACTTGGCGCTGCAGGCAAAAGCCGACGAAGCAGCCAAGAACACTCCGTCGATTCCTGGCCCTGCGCCAGTCGCCGAGAATCAAGAAGGTGCGTCCACGCCAACTCCCGAACCGGCGCCGCGAAAACGTCCTCGCCCGATCGAGTTGGCTGGCGATCCATCGAGCAGCACAGGCTCTGACGAATCCACAACGGATCCGGCGGACTCGCGCGATCAACCAAACGTTCAACCGAACCGAACTCCTGGCTCCGCCCCGCCGATCACGCTGGTCTCACAGAATGTCGACAAGCGTTGGCAATCGCACTGGAAGCGTCTCGGCGTCAGCCCAACGCCTTCACGAGACAAGGAATCGATTCAACAAGAATTGGCCGATCGTCTGGGGCTTGTGATTCCCCTCGATGCCATCGGCGATGTCGAAGCCACGCGAGTCGCAATCCAGAAACCATCCAACCGACAAGCGATCAGCAACCGCTTGCTGGCCGCATTCCTTGGAAAGAATCCCAAGCAGGAAAACGCCGCCGAGTCTCTCAGCGAAGTGCTGAAGTCGGGATCCGGCGCGGACCGATTGATCGCGTCTTGGATGCGTCCTTCATCGGAAGATGCAACGCCTCAGGGCGACAAACAATCGGATTCGAAGAAAGCCGCCGCGACGCCGTGGATTCGAATGTTGCAGCCGGCGGACTTGCACGAAGTCACTGTCAAAACGGCCGCCTTGACGAATCACCAAGACTTGCGTTGCCAGCGTTGCCACGATGTTCCCAACGCGGGCAACGAAGTCCCGTCGCAGTCCGATTACTGGACCGCCGCCGCTGGGTTGGCTCCGTTGCTGAATCCATCGCGAGCGAACAAGGACATCTTCTACGACACATTGGATGGTCGCCGGCAATTGGCGAGTCCTCCGTCCGACAAACAAGCCGAGACCTGGTCCAACAACTTGGTCGGCTCGCGAGATCTTGCCGAAGGCATCGTGTCGACGCTTTTCGCGTTGGTTCATGATTCCCCATCCACGACCAGCCCGTTTGATCTGTCTGTTGCCTCTGCAGCATCCGTGCCTCCTGAGACGCTTCGTCCTTTGGTCGACGATCTGATCGCCAGTGATTTCGATGTGCTTCGTTGCCTATCAATTCTGCTTTCCGATGCCGTGATGACTCGCTCGGTGCCCGATGCGATGTCGCCGCAAGGAATCTTGGTTGCCGACGATCAGCAGTGGTCCAATGCCGTCTCCGCGGTCCACGCGATGGCGGCTCGATCGCCGTTCCGTCGTCCTGGCTCCGCTCAACGTCGATTGCAAGTCGCACAGCTGGATGCCAAGCCAAACTGGCCGGCTGACAGCGGTCGTGACGCGTTGCTGGCTCAGCCTCTCGGCAGCGAGTTGTCCGCCGATGGAACACCCTCCGGCGCCGGTGACCGCCGTCCAGACAAGGACCGCGATCGCAAGGCCGCGGTGGCCTCCACGGGCTATCCCATGCGGTCTTCAATGATCGTTCCCGGCTGGATTTCTCGTCTGCCTGATTTCGACAGCCGCTTGGATCACGTCGCCCATTTGGCGGGTCAGCTGAAGCTCAGCTCCTCCGAACGGGAACTGGCACACCAGGCGCTCGCGTCGGGAGATGACGAGGCGTTGATTTTCGAACGATTATGGTGGATCATCCGGCCCAACAGTTGATTGTTTGTGGCCCATGAACGGATCCGAATGTTTTGAAGACTTCCCCAGCGTTCGGACAAATTCACGTTTCAGATTGCGTCGAAGGCATGGCAGAGCTGCCGGCCGGATGCATCGATTTGGCGTTCGCTGACCCGCCGTTCAACATCGGCTACACCTACGACGTCTACGACGACTCGTTGGAAACGGACGAGTACCTGCAGTGGTCCGAGAGCTGGATTCGCGGTGTGCACCGGGTGCTGGCCGACGACGGAGCCTTCTGGCTGGCGATTGGTGACGAATACGCTGCCGAACTGAAAGTGCTCGCACAAAAGATCGGCTTCCAGTGCCGCAGTTGGGTCATCTGGTATTACACCTTTGGCGTGCACTGCAAATACAAGTTCACGCGTTCGCACGCCCACCTGTTTCACTTCGTCAAAGACGAAAAACACTTCAAGTTCAACGCCGACGATCCATCCGTGCGTGTGCCGTCGGCCCGGCAATTGGTTTACAACGACCGCCGAGCCAACAGCAAAGGCCGGATGCCTGATGACACTTGGATCCTGCGTCCTCAGGACCTGCCTTACGGCTTCACGGCCGACGAAGACATCTGGTACTTCCCCCGAGTCGCGGGCACGTTCAAAGAGCGTGCCGGTTTCCACGGATGTCAAATGCCCGAACAGTTGCTCGGACGCATCATCAGAGCCTGCAGCGACCCCGGCGACAAAGTGCTGGATCCCTTCAGCGGCAGTGCCACCACCGTCGCCGTTGCCAAGAAACTCGGTCGCGAATTCATCAGCTTTGAAATGAGCGAAGAATACGTTTCGCTCGGAACCGAACGTCTCGAACAAATTCGTGTTGGCGATCCGCTGACAGGTGCCGCAGACCCTCTTCGCAGTGCCCCGGCCACCAACGGAAAGAAGAACGAAACCAAAGCGGAGAAACTCGCTCGCGAAGAGGAACGACAACGCTGGGCAACCCAACAAGTGGGACCTCAGTTGGAATTCCAGTTTGAAACCCTGCGTTCCATGACCGATGGCGAATTGATCAACGCCTTCCGCGAAATCCATGATGGCCACTCCGTCGATCGGGTGCTGCTCGATCCGGTCCTCAGCGATCGCCTGGAATCCGCCTGTCGCCGGATCTCCGAACGCGAGCCCGCTGCCTCCCGCCGCCAGCGACTAATCGAACTTCGCGCGTCCGGTGCACTCACCGCCGAGGGCGTTCACACGCAACGTCCCACAACGATCCCCACCACCACTCTCGAACGATTCAGCTACGCCGCTGAATTGGCGTGGGCGATCCTAGTGCAACGTTATCCCGAACACAGCTTGGACGATGTCTTTACCGATCCGAAGTTACTTTCAGAATTTGATCGAGAAGCAGTGATGCATGCGGCTGACGCTGATCCATTGACGCTTCGTTGGTGTGCGACCCAACTGCGATCATGGGCGACTACCGCCCGAGAGCACCAACCCGGGGCGGACGAACCTGAGCGATCATCCCCCAAGTTCTCAGCAGCCAAAAACTGGACCACCACCGCCGGACCGAGTTCGAAAAGCGGCTCCTCCAAAGGCGGCCTGTACCAGGTGCTCGCCCAAGACGATTCCGTGTTGTTCGTGGGCGAAACCTCCGACTTCTCCGTTCGTTTTGGCGACCACCTGGCCGACGAATCAGCAGAACGCTTTTGGCGAAACGAGGCCGGTGGCCAACCCAAAGTCCGCACCGCGTTGATCCAGGACGCGACGGGCCCCGAACGACGCCTCGCGATGTGCCAATGGCTGCAACAAAATCCGGCAACCTCACGGAACCTCGTTTCCTTGTGGAGCACCGGCATTTCACTGAGCGTAAACGCCCCTTCTTGATAAGCACGCTCGGAATGAGCATGCCGAGAAACTACAATCGTTGGAACTGAATACCGATCCAGCATCCAACTCGGTCTCTGAGCTGACATTTGGCTGCCATTGGTTCGAAGTCTCCAACGCAGCAAGTTACTCAATTCGAGAGAAGAGCTTTGATTCCTGGTCGAGCCCAAAGGAACCGCCGCGGACAAAGTTCGCGCCGCAGGAGTGCGACTGCCAACCACCGTCGCGTGCGACTGGAGCAATTGGAATCGCGATGGATGCTCGCCGCCGATGCCACATCGGATATCCCCGATAGCACGCCGCTCGTGTTTGCTCCCGTTGTGGAAGGACGAGACCTGCAAATTGCACGCTCGACCGGCGATCTGAATCAGACCAGCAATCGATTTTCGCTTTCGACTGAGGAGCAAACGGAACTTTCGCTCTACGTCAATTCAGGTGGTTTAGCACTCACATTCAGTGCCACTCTTTTCGACGAGGAGGGGAACTATGTCACCAAGAGTGATCCATATTCCCCACACGATTACAAATCGATCCTCGTCCCGGAAGCTGGTGAGTATCTACTTGAAGTTGATCCGTCATTTTCCTCCGACGATGCCAACAACTATCAGCTGAGGGTACTGCAGGGGAGCTTGCCCTTCGAAACCGAATCGCTTGCCCCACTTCTTTCGGAACTTCAGGGCATCGGAACAGCAAGCGTTGCCGGTGTGATTTCCAGCGGACTGCACGACGAAGACATCGACTCCTACTCGCTCGGAGTTCTGGCGGAAGGAACGCGAGTCGATTTGACCGCCAGCATTCCCAGTGGCGGGACAGCCGCACCGATCATCGAGCTTCGTGGCCCCCGCGGCATCGTTGTCGATCAAAATCCCGCTCGAGACAAGGTTGAAGCCGTTATCCCAAGTCCCGGCACATACGAGGTGCGAGTGCGGCAGGAAACAGTCTTTGACAATAGCCGATATCAATTTCGAGGTCGGAATACAAAGACAGAAGCGGAACAATTGGCCCACGAAAGCGGCGGACACTTGCTCGCGATCAACAGCGCCGAAGAACAATCGCTTTTTGAACCAATCGATAGCGAAACCTGGATTGGAATCAGTCTGGGCGAAGAAGAGTCTGTCGATTCGCTGAGGTGGTCCAGCGGCGAAGAACTTACCTATACCAATTGGCAGGAAGGTGAGCCAGCCTTGCACTCGCATGAATCGCATGGCGATGGAGTCATGGATCAGTCTGGCAAATGGACGCTGAAAGACGTCTTCTCCTACATCAGCAAGTCGACCATCATCGAAATTCCGCGAAACGAAGATGATCCGGTGTCTTCGTTTGCAGGTCCCGATGCACTGTATCTGCTAGACGTTGTCGTCACCGACACGGATGCCCCTCAAGTCGTATCGATATCGGGAATCCCCACCCACGATATCATCGCAGATTCGCCATTGGTTGAGTTTGGTTTTGAGTTGAGTGAGCCAGTCCAAGCGACTGGCGACCTGAACCATATCATTGATCTACGTGAGGCTGGCGTCGATGGCGAATTCTTTACCGATGATGATCGACTCTTCCATACAACATCCAAACTTGATTCACCGACTGAACTCGTCGTCTGCATCATGGACGGTCCCATCGCAGATGGCCACTATCAGATTTCCATCTCGGATCAACTAACGGACTTGTTCGGGAATCCTTTGGCCGCTGGTGCTGGGTACAGCAAATCGTTCGAAATCGCGATTGATGCCGAACGTTTCGTTTTTGAAGGAGTCGACAACGACACCATTGAAACGGCGACGCCGATTCCATTGACGCCTGACTCGGGAGGAACAGGACTTTCGCACACGACGCGAACCGGCCTGGGGCTAAACAGCTACTACGGAGACCCGGACTATTGGACATTTGACGTAGCAGCGGCATCTGAAATCACCGTCCGCATTTCGGGCAACGGAAGAGGACTGACATTACTGGACGCGGATGAAAATGTGCTGGCATCCGATGTAAGTGTGATTGACGCAGCCTCATTGTCAAAAGCAGGCCAGTACTTTGTCCGGATCGTAGGATCCAGAGGATCAGATGCAAACGCACCCTATCAGCTTTCTCTAGATGTCTCCGAATCGATTGCGATGGAAACTGATTCCAGACAATCGAATCACAATTCAACAACCGAAGACATTGAGTTTGACGAAACGACCAATCCGCGATTGGCCAAAGTCACCGGAGCATTGGCTTTCGGCTCGGACTCCCCACAAGACAGATTTTTCCTGGGAACATTGAACGCGGGCTCAACAGTCTCGCTCCGATCGATCCTTCCGCACTGGAGCACACTGAAACCTTTCGTTGAACTCTATCGTGGTTACGAGAGAATTCTTGACATCAATGTTTCAGAAGAAGTCTTCGAAGGCACGATTGCAACGGACGGAAGGTACTATGCCGTCGTACGGGCTGACACGGGATACGGTCTGCATGGCCAGTACATCCTCGACATCGAGATTGATGACGACATCACCCCGAAACTTCTCGGAACCCCGGGCTTGCCCGCAGCAGACGAAGTAGGCAATGAACTGATCGGTCGCTTCGAATTGAACTTCAGCGAAGAAGTGTTGTTGGACAACAACTCGATTGATCTGCGTGAAGCGGGCGAGGACGGTCAATTCGATACCGATGACGACCGGTCATTCGACGTCGAACTGACAACCGATGAAACCAGTTCCAATTTCGAGTTCATCGTGACGGATGGCCCGCTCGACACAGGGCAATTCCGTCTGACGCTGAATGCCGACATCACGGACTTATCCGGAAACACATTGGATGGCGACAACGTCGTCTCGCAATTTTTCCAATTGGATGCCGTCGACAGCACAGAAATCTTCGAAGGTTTCGACAACGACCAGCGTGATCGAGCGACCGTTTTGCCACTCCAATTGGATCCAACCGGAACCGGATTTTCGCGAACGCCTCGATCGGGCGTGGGTCTCATTGAAACCTTCAACGACACCGATTGGTGGAGCTTCGAGGCTGAGGCTTTACAAACCATTCGCGTCACGCTGACGACGGAGATGATTAACACCCTGGATCTCACGGTCACGGACTCCGAGGGCCACGCAATCGTTGGCTCTCTGTCAACGCACCAACAAGGCGACAAGTCGACGTTGGTCAACCGTTTCCGAGCTCCGAGCGACGGCGAATACTACATCCACATTCAAAAGCGAACCTTGATTTCCAGCGAGTATCAACGCGACTACGAATTGCGCGTCGATACTGTTGCCGGCCAGACGCTGGAATCGAGAGAACAGGCAAACCAGTACAAAGGACATGGCGACACAATCGCGTTGAACTCGACGCCGGATGGATCGCTGAGGGGATCAATCGCTGGGACACTCCTCCTTTCAGATCGTGATACGTACGAACTCGGCTCCCTCGAACCGAATCTTCAAGTTCGGTTCACCATCGATCGACCTGAGTGGAGTCAAGTCGAACCTGTCATCGGTCTTTATGGTGTGGGCTCAGCGTTCACCGAAATCTCTCCCGACGAAGATGGTAGTTTTCGAGCGTTGACGACCGACCGTGGGGAATATGAAGTGTTTGTCGCGGCAAATCCGGAAGGGAACGGCGCCGGTTTCGATGGACAGTATGTGTTGAACGTGGAAGTCATCGACACCGTGCCGTTCCAAGTCACGGAAATCCGCGGGCTACCTTCGGACAATGTCGAGACCGACCAGATGCTGTCGGATTTCGAAGTGACCTTCAATCGCAACCTAAGTGAAAGCTCGTTCGAATCATCCGAAGTCTCCATCGTGGAAGCCGGTGCAGACGGTCAGTTCGGTACCTCGGACGATCAAACCTACGCACTCAGGCACGAATTCGCGTACGCCCATGGAGAAGCACAGCGTGACCGTCTCCACTTCTCCGTTGAGTCTGGAGTGAACGTTCTGCGTGAGGGCAAGTATCGACTGCACCTGCCCGCTAGCTTCGAATCGCGATATGGCGAACCGCTCGAGGAAGGCGATGGCTATTCGACAGACTTCTCGATCGATGAATTGCCAGAAGGGTATCTTTTTGAGGGTCCCGCAAACGATGACCGGACTGGCGCAGTCCATCTCGATCCTGAGGCACCTGGTTCGAATTGGTTGGTCCGGGGCATCGGATCGTTGGAACGAGATGACGACATCGATTTTTGGAGCATCGACGCGTCAGCCGGCGATTGGGTCACCGTTTGGACACCCAATCGATCCAGCTCTTATTTTGCAACGTCAGGCCTTTCGAACGAAGCTGGCCAATACATGACCGCGAGCTCGCGTCATCACCAATATCCGCAGCAGGGTGCATTCCAACACTATGTGATCCCCACTGATGGCGAGTACTTCGTAGCGGTTGAAGGCAACACAGCCCAACTTCCGAATGACCGGCTGTATGAACTCTGGGTTCACATTGCTCCATTGGCTGATGGTGAGGCGCCGATCGAAGGATTCCACCTCAACCATCCCATTTTTCAAAAGACTGATCACGGAGAGACCGCCGTTATCGCCGACTCCTTCATCAGCGACGAGTTCGGCTTCTTCTACCCCTATCATGAAACAACTTACGACATAGGTCATCTGCCGGAACACACTGACGTTCGGATCGATACCCGTTCGACGACCTGGACGTTCGCAAATTCGTTTCTCCTTCTTGATCCAATTGCCAATCGAAGGTCTCAAAAATTTGTCGTGACAGGAACAATCACGGGCGACCCGGGTACCGATCTAACAATTGGCCCAACGCATCATTACCCGGGACATATCCCAACCTCTCAGCAGCGCGCAGACTACATCGTTGAGATTCAGTCGTTTGACGTGACCGCCCCTAAAATCTCGCTGGACATCGAGACTGATTCAGACACACATCTTGTCCGTGCCTCAGCAAGTGACAGTGACGAACTCGGTCGCCAAGGTTCGGGTGTCACACAATTGTCACTGTTTTCGATCCATGATGGATCGCTCTCGCATCGACAGTCCGGCACGACTAACCGCATCGAACACACAATCACCTCTGCCCATGCCTCCCATTTCTTTGCAACCGCAACCGACCGTGTCGGAAACCGGTCCATCCTCGACCTGAGCGGTCAAGACCTGGGGTCAATATCGATCGACTCGTCCATCGCGGACAATTCCCTTGTGACATGGCCCTCTCAAATTGCCGTCGGGCCTGGCACCAGCCTCACTTGGTCGGGACAATGGGAGGTGCTGCTACCCATCATCCGCGACAACCGCCTGTACCACCGCGTGACAGCAGGCGATCAGGTGATCGAATTCGAAACCACGTCCGAAGATCAAAACCCCGTCATTCCATACGACGTTGATCGTAGCGGAAGCGTCTCGGCTCTGGATGCACTGCTGGTAATCAACCATCTCAGTAGCGCACACGCCCAAACCGAAACACGGTTGAGTCTTAGTGGTCACTACTTTGACGTCAATGGAGATTCTCGATCAACCGCACTGGACGCGTTGCAAGTCATCAACCAATTGCGTTTTGGTCCTTCCTCAGGAGCGTCAGAATTCATTCCAATCGAAAACACCGCTACTCAACCGTTCATCTGTCGATTCGGACCGACGGAAGATGCATACGACACAACTCATCCGATGAGTGATACGGCGATCCCGCCCCAATCGCTCAACCAATTCATCGATGCGACACCCGCCGTTCCTGTATCGCAACCCTTATGGAAAATCGACACATCATCACGCGGTGAGCCAGGAACGTCACTTGATCCAACAACCGTCGATGAAGTCCTCACTTCATCGACGAACGCGTTGTTAGAACATTTGCTCTAAGGTGAAAAACCACGGGTTCGGCGATTTGTTGCGGAACTTTGGAACTCAACTACCGAACATTTCATCGATCTGTTCGATGTAGTCAAGTGCTTCTTCAATGGACTCGACTTGGGCCCCGGGGACTCGACCTGCTCGATCGCATTCACCCAGAGTGATCAAGTCTTCATACCAATGATGAGCGACCAAACGCTTGCGCCGCCGCGCTCCGATCGTGCGATCATGGATTTTGTGTGCCTCCATGTGATTGGCGATCAGCCAGCTCGTTCGATTTGACACGAACCCTTCGATCGATTCCAAGCCTGCCAACACGTGGTCATCCGGATCGATTGCTTTGCCGACGTCATGCAACAACGCTGCGAGCAAAAACTCTTCGTCATAGGGCATCTGTTCCTTGGCGTGCCCGTAGACTTGCAGACTGTGGAACAACGCATCGCCTTCGGGATGAAATCGCAGGTTTTGCTGAACGTTTTCCAAAGGAACCAACAACGACAGAAAGACGGCGAAACGATCCGGGCAGGAATCCATTTCATTCAACCTCGCAGCTTGTTGCTGCGGATCGATGTTGTGCTCCAACACAATCAGTCGTTCCAACTGGGACAAGCTGGACCGTTCAATCGCTTTGTTTGTGATCGAACTACGGAACCGAAAACCGAGCAAGGATGGATGATAGACAGTGAGCTCGATTGGAAATTCATCGCGAACATGGATGTGCGTGAAAACCCTCTGCTCCCCATCCTTCTGCACGCGTTTGCGTTGCAGGTCATAGTAGACGCCAAATTCGTCGAGCTTCAGCGTGATGCGATGCGGATTGGACGCAAAGACGTGAATGTCCACGTCGGAACCTTGCCGAATGGCGCCGCTGAGAACACTGCCGATCAACCGGGGATGAAACTCCTTCAACTGACGCAGCCACCATGCGGCTCGCAATCGCATTTCCAGCAAGCGATGCCTTTGGTGATCGCTTCCCTCATGCAACCGAGCGAGAATTTGAACTTGCTCGCGAATCTCGGCGTTGGAGGGCAAGTCAGCCGGTTTGACCCATCCTTTGTGGATCCTTCGAGCCGCCTTTTGCTTGGCTTGGTAGTACTCACTGACGTCGCGCGAGTACATCAAACGTGCCGCCTCCCAAGCAATTTGGCGGCGTAGTTTCATCGATGACATGAATGGGGTTTGACGACGCAAACCCAGCAAACGAGAAAAGAAAACATCGAGTTGTGCGACTGTTCTCGCACACTCTGCGAAATTGTCAAATCAAAAACTATATGCAATCGTAATCTCGACGGAGCAAAGCTGCTCAAGTCGAATCGTCTCGCTCACGTCACTCGGAAGCGGCGGGCGAGCCACATCGATGGGATCATCAATGCGAAGACGCAGAGCGATGGGATGGCTCCGGCACCGAGCATGGTGATCGCGGCCATCAATGGGATGATCGCCATGATCGCGGATTTGATGGTCAACTGAATGCGTTTGGGCGACGGTGATTGCCACGCCGTCCAACCTCTCGCCAGCGTCGGCACAATCATCAACGCAATCGTCGCGGGGAAGATCACGGCCGGATCAATTTGCCAACCTTTGGTCCAGTTCACTGGCACGTCAGCGTTCGACAACACACCTGCAAAACGCGGTGCGAGAGCCAGCACGACTCCGCCGAGTGTCATGCCAAACCAACCCAGCGGCAGATGCATGCTGCGATCACCAATCGCTTCGCGACGCGCGAACGTGGTGACGCCGGTGATGTACAGTCCCATACCGATCGCGAAGGCGAACGTGACGGGTGTGATGTGCATCCAGACGGGTTCGCCCAGCACGGAGACGCGTCCCTGCCATTGTTCCGCAGGGATTACCGAGTGAGCCGCGGTGGATCCCAGCAGGAAGCTCAGAACACGACATCCGCCCATCAGCACCGAAGCGATGCGAGTTCGTTTGAACGGACCGTCGTAGGCGACGATGCAAACGCTCAAGAGTATGGCGATCACACCCGGAACCAACCCGATCAATGACGCGAGAATAATCCCAATGACAAGCAAGGTCCAACCGACCAACCGTGCATCGGCCAGTCGAATTTCGCGACGTGGGAGTGGTCGTTCGCTGCGGGCTCGACGATCGGCTCGGATGTCAAAAACATCGTTGAGCACCATTCCACCCCAGTACAACGCGACTCCGGATGCCACCACCAAAGCCATCGAGGGCCAGATGGAACCAGCCGTGTCATCTCCTGATCGCAACCAACCGCTGGCGCCGAGCACCAACAAGAACGCGGCCGATACATCAGCGACGACGGTGAATCCGTTGGGCAATCGAACCAGTTTCGCCCATGAGAACAAGCGGGTTCCCAGCGTGACATCCGTGGGAAGCGAAGAGCGAGATGATTTGGAATTCATTAGCGACGGAGCAGTCGACTTTGACGTTCCGTGATCGCGATCCCGTAGCGGGACAGGTAGCGATCGGTCTCGTTGGTGAACTCGACGTCAAGGTCTTGATTTTCGAATCGAAAACGTCCGATCGGCGGTGGCGAAATCGGACGCAACGAATACAGCTCAATCAAACTGATCAAAGGACAATTCAGCATTCGTTGACTGGATGTTCGCGGCTCGACCGTGGAATCGTCAACCACACTGGCTTCGCTCGCATTGATGTCAGCGTCGCTTGGCCCACCGTCATCGGACGCAGACAAGGCTTTCTCCCCGTCAACGGAAGATGGCATTGCTGGATCGCCCCAGTATTCGATTCGCAGTGGCAGTCCCTTGCCAAAGTCAGACTCGGGATCATTGCTGCGGGCGATCAACACCACGACCTGTGTGGGACAGAGCTCTGGCCATGTCGTCGTGCCAAACTCTTGTAAACGCTGTGCTCGCACATCGTCTCGCAACGTTCCTTTGACAATCCAAACGTCGCGTCCTTCGAGTTGGCCGGATTGCAACGTCAGGTCATGTTCTGATGCGATGGTGTCCAGCATTTCTGTCCAGGCGCCGACTCGCACGCTGGGTTTCAACGCGGCGGGTGAGCTGGAACTCAGCGAGCCGCGACCAAAGAGCGAGGCGAGTGAATCATTGACCCACTGGTCAAGACGTCCCACATCAACTCGTCGCAAAGTGATCTGTTCGCCGATCTGCTCTCGTGTCCAAGCCAATCGGCCGTCGCTGACTTGTTGCAGCGTGTGTTTGCCGTCGCCATCCAGCATCGTGACTTGCAAATTGAACTGCCCGCTGCCCTGGCCAGCTTGTTCATAGGTCCCCACACCCAAAATTTCGCGACCGCTGACCCAAACCCGCTGGCGAACTTTCGCGTCAAATGCAGGTCCCTGAGCAACTCGTTGAATGGTTTGTGAGATCAACCGGTCCGCGGGACCATTCGTTTTCGGCTCAATCGAAGTTGTTGAATTCGATGCAATGTCGTTGCAAACCGCCGTTGCGATGCCTCCCAGGAAGAAGCAACCAACGAGGCAAAACGCCAGCTTTCCCAGCGTTTTCCGCATCCGATGAGACTTCCCGGCCAACCGCCGACTCACCCTGGTACCGCAGCGGTCGTGATGGTCCAGACAGTCAAAACAGTCGTGCGGGTGAATCTTCATGGGGAGGTTATGACGATTTTGCCAAAGAAATGCCCCCTCGCGTGCCGATGAGCTGAGCAGTGACTGATCCTGACAGAACAGTTGCGGGGAAGGTTGGCCGATCTTAGGTCGTTTTCCCGCTTCGCGTCCAGTCAGATCTGGTCACAACTGAACACCACTGACTTTCCATTTTGATTTGATTCAACGATTGAATCACAACCAGTTCTTGTTCCACGCCGCGTGAAACGCGAATGAGTCGCTTGTCGACTTGTTCAATTCATGACGAGTGTTGGGGGAAGAACCCAGCGACCCAAGACGGGGGAAAAGATGAAACGAATCGTCACTCATTTGGCGCTTGCGGCGGCCACGGCGATCCTCGCCACCGGATGTGTGCCGGTTCGCCACAACCTGCCTCCGGAACAGCGGATGATGCAACCTGGCCCAGGCGTCGGAGGCCCCGGCCCCGGTGTGTTGGGTCCTCAAGCCTACGGCATGATGGGAGCGAACACTCCTGCGGCTGCAACAGGCACCGAAGGCATGATCACTGAGGGAGCCATCGATGGCGTCCTCGGCGAAGTGCCTTCCAGCATCGCGAAGGCAGGGCAGAGCAACCCCGAAATTCAGCAAGTCGGTTTCCGTCAACTCGCCGGTGGCGATTGCGGATGCGGCGGTAGCTGCGGTGGCGGCGGATGTCTCGGTGGCGGATCGAACATTCCTCCTGGCGGCGGCGTGGCAATGATGCCACCACCCGGCATGATGCCTGGGATGGTTTCGACTGCTCAGGTTACCTTTGGCAATCCAGATGGCATGCA
Proteins encoded in this window:
- a CDS encoding pre-peptidase C-terminal domain-containing protein is translated as MLAADATSDIPDSTPLVFAPVVEGRDLQIARSTGDLNQTSNRFSLSTEEQTELSLYVNSGGLALTFSATLFDEEGNYVTKSDPYSPHDYKSILVPEAGEYLLEVDPSFSSDDANNYQLRVLQGSLPFETESLAPLLSELQGIGTASVAGVISSGLHDEDIDSYSLGVLAEGTRVDLTASIPSGGTAAPIIELRGPRGIVVDQNPARDKVEAVIPSPGTYEVRVRQETVFDNSRYQFRGRNTKTEAEQLAHESGGHLLAINSAEEQSLFEPIDSETWIGISLGEEESVDSLRWSSGEELTYTNWQEGEPALHSHESHGDGVMDQSGKWTLKDVFSYISKSTIIEIPRNEDDPVSSFAGPDALYLLDVVVTDTDAPQVVSISGIPTHDIIADSPLVEFGFELSEPVQATGDLNHIIDLREAGVDGEFFTDDDRLFHTTSKLDSPTELVVCIMDGPIADGHYQISISDQLTDLFGNPLAAGAGYSKSFEIAIDAERFVFEGVDNDTIETATPIPLTPDSGGTGLSHTTRTGLGLNSYYGDPDYWTFDVAAASEITVRISGNGRGLTLLDADENVLASDVSVIDAASLSKAGQYFVRIVGSRGSDANAPYQLSLDVSESIAMETDSRQSNHNSTTEDIEFDETTNPRLAKVTGALAFGSDSPQDRFFLGTLNAGSTVSLRSILPHWSTLKPFVELYRGYERILDINVSEEVFEGTIATDGRYYAVVRADTGYGLHGQYILDIEIDDDITPKLLGTPGLPAADEVGNELIGRFELNFSEEVLLDNNSIDLREAGEDGQFDTDDDRSFDVELTTDETSSNFEFIVTDGPLDTGQFRLTLNADITDLSGNTLDGDNVVSQFFQLDAVDSTEIFEGFDNDQRDRATVLPLQLDPTGTGFSRTPRSGVGLIETFNDTDWWSFEAEALQTIRVTLTTEMINTLDLTVTDSEGHAIVGSLSTHQQGDKSTLVNRFRAPSDGEYYIHIQKRTLISSEYQRDYELRVDTVAGQTLESREQANQYKGHGDTIALNSTPDGSLRGSIAGTLLLSDRDTYELGSLEPNLQVRFTIDRPEWSQVEPVIGLYGVGSAFTEISPDEDGSFRALTTDRGEYEVFVAANPEGNGAGFDGQYVLNVEVIDTVPFQVTEIRGLPSDNVETDQMLSDFEVTFNRNLSESSFESSEVSIVEAGADGQFGTSDDQTYALRHEFAYAHGEAQRDRLHFSVESGVNVLREGKYRLHLPASFESRYGEPLEEGDGYSTDFSIDELPEGYLFEGPANDDRTGAVHLDPEAPGSNWLVRGIGSLERDDDIDFWSIDASAGDWVTVWTPNRSSSYFATSGLSNEAGQYMTASSRHHQYPQQGAFQHYVIPTDGEYFVAVEGNTAQLPNDRLYELWVHIAPLADGEAPIEGFHLNHPIFQKTDHGETAVIADSFISDEFGFFYPYHETTYDIGHLPEHTDVRIDTRSTTWTFANSFLLLDPIANRRSQKFVVTGTITGDPGTDLTIGPTHHYPGHIPTSQQRADYIVEIQSFDVTAPKISLDIETDSDTHLVRASASDSDELGRQGSGVTQLSLFSIHDGSLSHRQSGTTNRIEHTITSAHASHFFATATDRVGNRSILDLSGQDLGSISIDSSIADNSLVTWPSQIAVGPGTSLTWSGQWEVLLPIIRDNRLYHRVTAGDQVIEFETTSEDQNPVIPYDVDRSGSVSALDALLVINHLSSAHAQTETRLSLSGHYFDVNGDSRSTALDALQVINQLRFGPSSGASEFIPIENTATQPFICRFGPTEDAYDTTHPMSDTAIPPQSLNQFIDATPAVPVSQPLWKIDTSSRGEPGTSLDPTTVDEVLTSSTNALLEHLL
- a CDS encoding HD domain-containing protein, with translation MSSMKLRRQIAWEAARLMYSRDVSEYYQAKQKAARRIHKGWVKPADLPSNAEIREQVQILARLHEGSDHQRHRLLEMRLRAAWWLRQLKEFHPRLIGSVLSGAIRQGSDVDIHVFASNPHRITLKLDEFGVYYDLQRKRVQKDGEQRVFTHIHVRDEFPIELTVYHPSLLGFRFRSSITNKAIERSSLSQLERLIVLEHNIDPQQQAARLNEMDSCPDRFAVFLSLLVPLENVQQNLRFHPEGDALFHSLQVYGHAKEQMPYDEEFLLAALLHDVGKAIDPDDHVLAGLESIEGFVSNRTSWLIANHMEAHKIHDRTIGARRRKRLVAHHWYEDLITLGECDRAGRVPGAQVESIEEALDYIEQIDEMFGS